A stretch of Bradyrhizobium sp. CCBAU 53338 DNA encodes these proteins:
- a CDS encoding MBL fold metallo-hydrolase yields the protein MSITVRFCGAARTVTGSSYLFQTATGRFLVDCGLFQGQKTLKELNYGAFPFRPTDIDAVVLTHAHIDHSGLLPKLVREGFDGPILATRGTIDLCSYMLPDAGSIQESEVAQLNRRNKARGRKEVQPIYTQADAVASLQSFRAVDYERWIDVIPGVRARYWNAGHLLGSASIELEIAQRGSPRPLRVLLSGDVGPEAKLLQPDPEAPSDLDYVISESTYGDRVRAATTPALRRQHLAAEVRDAAAAGGALLIPAFAVERTQELIVDLVDLMEHGEIPKAPIFLDSPLAIRATEVFRRHAASLDPSVDAERLLNSPHLKFTETADESKAIMRLSGFHIIIAASGMCDAGRIRHHLKRWLWNERATVLLAGFQASGTLGRFLQDGAKAVRIQGEEIRVAARIRMIDEYSGHADGAGMAGWIAARRPIARGLFLVHGEEGAIAGLAERVAERIIPAAKVYQPVLDDIYELAAPEPRVIDVDHRRRLAPEAVTHLDWHNEMSELMLDINDRVGAAADDRARGVIIRKLRRALEDKV from the coding sequence ATGAGCATCACCGTCCGTTTCTGCGGTGCCGCGCGCACCGTGACCGGCTCGAGCTATCTGTTCCAGACCGCAACCGGCCGCTTTCTGGTGGATTGCGGCCTGTTCCAGGGCCAGAAAACGCTCAAGGAGCTCAACTACGGCGCCTTCCCCTTCCGGCCGACCGATATCGACGCCGTCGTGCTGACGCACGCTCATATCGACCACAGCGGATTGCTGCCAAAACTCGTGCGCGAAGGATTTGACGGACCGATCCTGGCGACGCGCGGCACGATCGACCTCTGCTCCTACATGCTGCCGGACGCCGGCAGCATCCAGGAGTCCGAAGTCGCGCAGCTTAACCGGCGCAACAAGGCCCGCGGCCGCAAGGAGGTGCAGCCGATCTACACGCAGGCGGACGCGGTCGCGTCGCTGCAATCGTTTCGCGCCGTCGACTATGAACGCTGGATCGATGTCATCCCGGGCGTCCGTGCGCGCTACTGGAATGCCGGTCATCTGCTCGGCTCCGCCTCGATCGAGCTCGAGATCGCCCAACGAGGCTCCCCGCGCCCGCTGCGCGTGCTGCTCTCCGGCGATGTCGGGCCGGAAGCCAAGCTGCTCCAGCCCGATCCCGAAGCACCGAGCGACCTCGACTACGTGATCTCCGAATCCACCTATGGCGACCGGGTGCGCGCCGCCACGACGCCTGCGCTCCGCCGGCAGCATCTCGCGGCCGAGGTACGCGACGCTGCCGCAGCCGGAGGCGCGCTGCTGATACCCGCCTTCGCGGTCGAACGCACGCAGGAGCTGATCGTCGACCTCGTCGACCTGATGGAGCACGGCGAGATTCCGAAAGCGCCGATCTTCCTCGACTCGCCGCTGGCGATCCGCGCCACCGAAGTGTTTCGCCGGCACGCCGCGAGCCTCGACCCGAGCGTCGACGCCGAACGCCTGCTCAACTCGCCGCATCTCAAATTCACCGAGACCGCGGACGAGAGCAAGGCGATCATGCGGCTCAGCGGATTTCACATCATCATCGCGGCCAGCGGCATGTGCGACGCCGGACGCATCCGCCACCATCTGAAGCGCTGGCTCTGGAACGAGCGCGCGACCGTGCTGCTCGCCGGCTTCCAGGCGAGCGGCACGCTCGGCCGCTTCCTGCAGGACGGCGCCAAAGCCGTGCGGATCCAGGGAGAGGAAATCAGGGTCGCGGCACGGATCCGCATGATCGACGAATATTCGGGTCACGCCGACGGCGCAGGCATGGCCGGCTGGATTGCCGCACGGCGCCCCATCGCCCGCGGGCTGTTCCTGGTCCATGGCGAGGAAGGCGCCATCGCAGGTCTCGCCGAGCGAGTCGCCGAACGGATCATTCCGGCGGCCAAGGTGTACCAGCCGGTGCTGGACGACATCTATGAACTCGCAGCCCCCGAACCGCGCGTGATCGACGTCGATCATCGCCGGCGGCTCGCGCCGGAGGCTGTGACCCACCTCGACTGGCACAACGAGATGTCGGAGCTGATGCTCGACATCAACGACAGGGTCGGCGCAGCTGCCGACGACCGTGCCCGCGGCGTCATCATCCGAAAGCTGCGCCGCGCGCTGGAAGACAAAGTATAG
- a CDS encoding thiamine pyrophosphate-requiring protein — translation MCSRFTPPAFPDPLSSNGPEQPARPEERDAMKLGTAIAEIMRREGIEILCGYPVNHLIEHAAKAEIRPVMVRQERVGVHMADAISRVTSGRTIGAFCMQHGPGAENAMGGVAQCFGESVPVLVLPMGYQRRLAHIEPNFNSSEAMKPFAKSSEPIILAAEVANIFRRAFTKLKNGRGGPVIVEIPSDMWNEEVPEPLNYTPVLRTRYGADPVHVKEAAALLVNAKRPVLYAGQGVHYAQAWPQLKRLAERLAIPVTTSLGGKSSFPETHPLSLGSGGLAVPRAVPKFLAEADVIFGIGCSFTETSFGIAMPKGKTVIHSTLDPNHLNKDVEAKIGLVGDAGLVLDALLEEIGKTVTKDRDASTVAAEIATSHKEWLAKWMPKLTSNDAPLNPYRVLWDLQHTIDIDNTIITHDAGSPRDQLSPFWKAVTPLSYLGWGKTTQLGYGLGLAMGAKLAKPDKLCINVWGDAAIGFTGMDFETAVRERIPIMSILLNNFSMAIELKVMPISTEKYRSTDISGDYAAMARAFGGHGERVTRPEDIIPAIKRGIQKTKEGVPVLLEFITSKETEVSRPGT, via the coding sequence ATTTGCTCACGCTTTACGCCTCCGGCATTTCCTGATCCTCTCTCCTCCAATGGGCCGGAGCAACCGGCCAGGCCTGAGGAGAGAGACGCCATGAAGCTCGGCACCGCCATTGCGGAAATCATGCGGCGCGAGGGGATCGAGATCCTCTGCGGTTATCCGGTCAATCATCTGATCGAGCACGCGGCCAAGGCCGAGATTCGGCCCGTGATGGTGCGGCAGGAGCGCGTCGGCGTTCACATGGCGGATGCGATCTCGCGGGTGACGTCTGGGCGCACGATCGGCGCGTTCTGCATGCAGCACGGGCCCGGCGCCGAGAACGCGATGGGCGGCGTCGCGCAGTGCTTTGGCGAATCCGTGCCCGTGCTGGTGCTGCCGATGGGCTATCAGCGCAGGCTCGCGCATATCGAGCCGAACTTCAATTCGAGCGAGGCGATGAAGCCGTTTGCGAAATCGTCCGAGCCGATCATCCTGGCGGCCGAGGTCGCCAACATCTTTCGACGCGCCTTCACCAAGCTGAAGAACGGCCGCGGCGGGCCTGTGATCGTCGAAATCCCCTCCGACATGTGGAACGAGGAAGTGCCGGAACCGCTGAACTACACGCCGGTGCTGCGCACGCGCTACGGCGCCGACCCTGTTCATGTGAAGGAGGCTGCCGCCCTGCTCGTGAATGCAAAACGGCCGGTGCTCTATGCCGGCCAGGGCGTGCACTACGCGCAGGCCTGGCCGCAGTTGAAGCGGTTGGCGGAACGGCTGGCCATCCCCGTCACTACCAGCCTCGGCGGTAAATCATCGTTCCCCGAGACGCATCCGCTCTCGCTCGGCTCGGGCGGCCTTGCCGTGCCGCGCGCGGTGCCGAAGTTCCTGGCCGAGGCCGACGTCATCTTCGGCATCGGCTGCTCCTTCACCGAGACCAGCTTTGGCATCGCCATGCCGAAGGGCAAGACCGTCATCCATTCCACGCTCGATCCCAACCATCTCAACAAGGATGTCGAAGCGAAGATCGGCCTCGTCGGCGATGCCGGTCTCGTGCTCGATGCGCTGCTGGAGGAGATCGGCAAGACCGTCACGAAGGATCGCGATGCATCGACGGTCGCCGCCGAGATCGCGACCTCGCACAAGGAATGGCTGGCGAAATGGATGCCGAAGCTGACCAGCAATGACGCGCCGCTCAATCCCTATCGCGTGCTGTGGGATCTGCAGCACACCATCGACATCGACAACACCATCATCACCCATGATGCCGGCAGCCCGCGCGACCAGCTATCGCCGTTCTGGAAGGCGGTGACGCCGCTCTCCTATCTCGGCTGGGGCAAGACGACGCAGCTCGGCTACGGCCTTGGCCTGGCGATGGGTGCAAAGTTGGCGAAGCCCGACAAGCTCTGCATCAATGTCTGGGGCGATGCGGCGATCGGCTTCACCGGCATGGATTTCGAGACCGCTGTGCGCGAGCGCATCCCGATCATGTCTATTCTTCTGAACAACTTCTCGATGGCGATCGAGCTGAAGGTGATGCCGATCTCGACCGAGAAATATCGCTCGACCGACATCTCCGGCGACTATGCGGCGATGGCGCGCGCCTTCGGCGGCCATGGCGAGCGGGTGACAAGGCCTGAGGACATCATCCCCGCGATCAAGCGCGGGATCCAGAAGACGAAGGAAGGCGTGCCGGTGCTGCTGGAATTCATCACCAGCAAGGAAACCGAGGTATCGCGCCCGGGCACGTGA
- a CDS encoding Flp family type IVb pilin codes for MTLLRSFLADESAATAIEYGLIAAGIALAIVTVVTNTGSVLLSNKFNSISTAMK; via the coding sequence ATGACTTTGCTCAGGTCTTTTCTTGCCGATGAGAGTGCCGCCACCGCGATCGAGTATGGCCTGATCGCCGCCGGCATCGCGCTCGCCATCGTCACCGTCGTGACCAACACGGGCAGCGTCCTCCTCAGCAACAAGTTCAACTCGATCAGCACGGCCATGAAGTAG
- a CDS encoding ribose-phosphate diphosphokinase produces the protein MSTVVFQTLPSGAGAAKRIAARLGLACEEVALHRFPDGELRVTVAPAADTTILYASLDQPNDKLIAVLFAAEALRRGGAKRLVLVAPYLCYMRQDIAFHAGEAVSQRAVGTLLAAIVDRVVTVDAHLHRTADIASVFPGIEAENLSAMPAIADALAAGGVDPATIVIGPDAESEPWVKDLAGRLGLRHAVARKIRRGDRAVDIAFADAGLLAGRPALMVDDIVSSGTTLMAAAKALLSMGATTVDSIVTHALFPPAMIAAFINAGVRSVRSTESVPHPTNAIALDAPLAAALRSELGTTPSPETTT, from the coding sequence GTGAGCACGGTCGTGTTCCAGACCTTGCCCTCCGGCGCCGGCGCGGCGAAGCGCATCGCGGCGCGGCTCGGACTGGCCTGCGAGGAGGTCGCCCTGCACCGCTTTCCGGACGGCGAACTGCGCGTGACGGTCGCGCCGGCGGCCGACACCACCATCCTCTATGCGTCGCTCGATCAACCCAATGACAAGCTGATCGCCGTGCTGTTCGCCGCGGAAGCGCTGCGGCGCGGAGGCGCGAAGCGGCTGGTGCTGGTCGCGCCCTATCTCTGCTACATGCGGCAGGACATCGCGTTTCATGCCGGCGAAGCCGTCAGCCAGCGCGCCGTGGGCACCCTGCTTGCGGCGATCGTCGATCGCGTCGTCACCGTGGATGCACATCTGCATCGCACCGCCGACATCGCTTCCGTGTTCCCTGGCATCGAAGCCGAGAATCTCTCCGCCATGCCGGCGATCGCAGACGCGCTCGCCGCCGGCGGCGTCGATCCCGCCACCATCGTGATCGGTCCCGATGCGGAGTCCGAGCCCTGGGTCAAGGACCTGGCCGGACGGCTGGGCCTGCGGCACGCCGTCGCGCGCAAGATCCGGCGCGGTGATCGTGCCGTGGACATTGCGTTCGCAGATGCCGGGCTGCTGGCAGGACGGCCGGCCCTGATGGTCGACGATATCGTATCGTCCGGGACCACGCTGATGGCCGCGGCGAAGGCGTTACTGTCGATGGGCGCGACGACCGTGGATTCGATCGTGACGCATGCGCTGTTTCCACCCGCGATGATCGCTGCATTCATCAACGCCGGCGTCCGCTCCGTCCGCTCGACGGAAAGCGTACCGCATCCGACCAACGCGATCGCCCTCGACGCGCCTCTCGCGGCCGCCTTGCGGTCCGAACTCGGTACCACACCTTCGCCGGAGACAACGACATGA
- a CDS encoding thymidine phosphorylase family protein produces MPPDPSRSQLKIRRVHLDTGRENVVVVSRRSKALRADIFRGFSRVELRLDDKTLLATLLITDDDALAAQDEIGLSEPAFHRFAKPVGTLVTVAPAAPPESLEAVRAKIRGRTLDKAEIDAIISDLAHFRYSDMEIAAFLIGSASFITSDELLALTGAMAQAGTQLVWPDQIVVDKHCIGGIPGNRTSMIVVPIVAAHGLPIPKTSSRAITSPAGTADTMEVLARVNVGVEEMKSIVSSCNGCLIWGGHVNLSPADDVLISVERPLSLDTREQMVASIMSKKIAAGSTHLLIDIPVGPTAKVTTAMDAMRLRKLFEFVGDRFGRTVEVITTDGRQPIGNGIGPVLEANDVMAVLGNEEDAPRDLREKSLRLAAHLLEYDPKLRGGAGYARARELLDSGAALKQMQKIIDAQGPSKCSTDLGPSSFDVKAAHDGTVATIDCLRLNRLARTAGAPLDKGAGIRLFKKIGDRVEQGEPLYRVYTFEGPEHDLAASAAQQETGYIVNGHEAPPGRTPS; encoded by the coding sequence ATGCCCCCCGATCCCTCGCGTTCCCAGCTCAAGATACGCCGCGTCCATCTCGATACGGGCCGCGAGAACGTCGTCGTCGTTTCCAGGCGATCGAAGGCACTGCGCGCGGATATCTTTCGCGGCTTCAGCCGCGTCGAGCTTCGCCTCGACGACAAGACGCTGCTTGCGACACTCCTGATCACCGACGACGATGCGCTGGCGGCCCAGGACGAAATCGGCCTCTCCGAGCCCGCCTTCCACCGCTTCGCCAAACCGGTCGGCACGCTGGTCACGGTCGCACCCGCCGCGCCGCCGGAGAGTCTCGAAGCCGTGCGCGCCAAGATCCGCGGTCGAACGCTCGACAAGGCCGAGATCGACGCCATCATCAGCGACCTCGCGCATTTTCGCTATTCCGACATGGAGATCGCCGCCTTCCTGATCGGCTCGGCGAGCTTCATCACCAGTGACGAGCTCCTGGCCCTGACAGGCGCCATGGCGCAGGCCGGCACGCAGCTCGTATGGCCCGACCAGATCGTGGTCGACAAGCACTGCATCGGCGGCATTCCCGGTAACCGCACCTCGATGATCGTGGTGCCGATCGTCGCAGCCCACGGTCTCCCGATCCCGAAGACATCCTCGCGCGCCATCACCTCGCCGGCCGGAACGGCCGACACGATGGAGGTTCTGGCCCGCGTGAATGTCGGCGTCGAGGAAATGAAGTCGATCGTCTCGTCCTGCAACGGATGCCTGATCTGGGGCGGACACGTGAACCTGTCGCCGGCCGACGACGTGCTGATCTCGGTCGAACGCCCGCTCAGCCTGGACACCCGCGAGCAGATGGTCGCCTCCATCATGTCGAAGAAGATCGCGGCGGGATCGACGCACCTGCTGATCGACATTCCGGTCGGGCCGACCGCGAAAGTCACCACCGCCATGGACGCGATGAGGCTGCGAAAGCTGTTCGAATTCGTCGGCGACCGGTTCGGCCGCACGGTCGAGGTGATCACGACCGACGGCCGCCAGCCGATCGGCAACGGCATCGGGCCGGTGCTCGAGGCCAACGACGTGATGGCGGTGCTCGGCAACGAGGAAGATGCGCCGCGCGACCTGCGCGAGAAATCGCTGCGGCTCGCCGCCCATCTCCTGGAATACGATCCGAAGCTGCGCGGCGGCGCCGGCTATGCCCGCGCGCGTGAACTGCTCGACAGCGGCGCCGCCCTGAAGCAGATGCAGAAGATCATCGACGCCCAGGGTCCGTCGAAATGCAGCACCGATCTCGGACCCAGCAGCTTCGACGTCAAGGCGGCGCATGACGGCACGGTCGCCACGATCGACTGCCTCCGTCTCAACCGCCTCGCCCGCACCGCCGGCGCGCCACTCGACAAGGGCGCCGGCATTCGCCTCTTCAAGAAGATCGGCGACCGGGTCGAGCAGGGCGAGCCGCTCTACCGTGTCTACACGTTCGAAGGGCCGGAGCATGATCTGGCCGCGTCTGCCGCCCAGCAGGAGACCGGCTACATCGTCAACGGTCACGAGGCCCCACCGGGCAGGACGCCGTCGTGA